DNA sequence from the Camelina sativa cultivar DH55 unplaced genomic scaffold, Cs unpScaffold00603, whole genome shotgun sequence genome:
TGAAGATAGATCTGGTGAAACCTTGTTCGAGGAAGTTAAACTGAAAACCCCAGAACCAACACCCAAGACCCCTGAAGTCGTTGTAGATGATTTCGTAGGCGTGGCAGAGGAAATGGGACAGAAAGATGAAGATTACAAGAGTCAGAAGGTAGACGGTGAAGATAATGTTGGAAAGGatgtagatgaagatgaagcagatgATGAGGAGAACAGTAGATTTGATTACTGTGACGACAGCGATGGTGCAAGTTCAGGAGATGAAGACTATCTGCTGTACTCCAACTTTGCCCCGGATGGAGCAGAGTAATCATTCGACGACGGACCTGGGGGTGGATCTTGTATAGAGGAAAAGGTGTGTAACAAAGAATCAAATATCCGTACCCGCAAGACTAACTCTAAAGCTGATGCAATTGAGAAGGAGGTTCACAAAATAGAAAACGGAGGTGGTGATATTGCTGTGGGGGATAAGTTTGATAGCAAAGAAACGTTGGTGGCAAGGTTGAGGGTGCTGAGTGTATTAGATAAATATGATTACAATGTTCAATATTCAACGCCAAGTTTGTTAATCGTTGAGTGTTGGGTAAAAGGTTGTAAATGGAGAATACGGGCTTCAACCATGGGTGATTCGCCGGTGTTTCACATTCGCAAATATTGTCGTGAACATACTTGCTCTATTACGGAACGATATGGCCGTAGCCGTAATGCTAAACCACCAATCCTAGCTCAATTATACAAGGATTATATTGGTGGTGTGGGAGGTTCTGTTGTACCAAATCTTGTTGGGGAAGGGCTTAACCTACGATATGGTGTACAGGTGGGCTACTGGAATActttaaaatgtttgttttatggttgGCTTTCTGTATGTGATGGTCTATAGGGTGTACACGTAGAAATATCTTATGTTGCTAGGGGGCTTTGTGTACGTGAAGACGTAgtggaaataataacaaacagaTTGTAGCTTTAGTTTGTTGGTTTTCTCAGAAATTAGTTGATTCTATGGCCTGCactgcacatatatataattcaatctAGTTGATATTG
Encoded proteins:
- the LOC104773645 gene encoding uncharacterized protein LOC104773645 — encoded protein: MEEQDIVLACGRWRVDKKRWLFDVDTSKGCRIIVADKETNFEDFTAMVFDDFGFCEGTSAIKLSYMLDRYKKSGCYMPPMIVSNGRQFQNFLKQRRGELIRLCVEIEDRSGETLFEEVKLKTPEPTPKTPEVVVDDFVGVAEEMGQKDEDYKSQKVDGEDNVGKDVDEDEADDEENSRFDYCDDSDGAKEKVCNKESNIRTRKTNSKADAIEKEVHKIENGGGDIAVGDKFDSKETLVARLRVLSVLDKYDYNVQYSTPSLLIVECWVKGCKWRIRASTMGDSPVFHIRKYCREHTCSITERYGRSRNAKPPILAQLYKDYIGGVGGSVVPNLVGEGLNLRYGVQGVHVEISYVARGLCLGYWKAHRTLIKAREYVRGTPESGYAELPAYLYRLRSSNPGTLTRLVVDAEDRFKYVFIAIAGCIKGFRYMRKVVVVDGTFLKGEFKGTLLIATTQDGNFNIFPLAYAVVDTEKDVS